Proteins encoded by one window of Nicotiana tabacum cultivar K326 chromosome 10, ASM71507v2, whole genome shotgun sequence:
- the LOC107793450 gene encoding syntaxin-81 isoform X1, which translates to MSKIRDRTEDFKDAARRSALSLGYDESKTAALLASFIMHKPRQRSGFTRAAVKTLESIGALEQFLMKHKKDYVDLHRTTEQERDSIEHEVTVFVKSCKEQIDVLKNSINEENAHSKGWLGFKGDNLNADTIAHKHGVVLILSEKLHSVTSQFDQLRAIRFQDAINRVTPRRKRKNSTKSNAAETSVSSSLDPDMKRDSEIRDSDISQAAPVRVQEQLLDDETRALQVELNSLLDSVQEIETKMVEMSALNHLMSTHVLQQAQQIELLYEQAVEATKNVELGNKELSQAIQRNSSSRTFLLLFLFVLTFSILFLDWYN; encoded by the exons ATGTCAAAAATTAGAGACAGAACGGAAGATTTTAAAGATGCTGCACGTCGTTCAGCATTGTCTTTGGGATATGATGAG TCCAAAACAGCTGCGTTATTAGCATCTTTTATCATGCATAAACCTCGGCAAAGGTCAGGATTCACTAGAGCTGCGGTTAAAACG CTGGAGAGCATTGGGGCTCTGGAGCAATTTTTGATGAAACACAAAAAGGATTATGTTGATTTGCACCGTACAACAGAACAAGAGAGGGATAGCATTGAGCATGAA GTTACTGTTTTTGTAAAATCATGCAAAGAGCAAATAGATGTTCTCAAGAATAGTATAAATGAGGAAAATGCACATTCAAAGGGATGGCTTGGATTCAAGGGTGACAATCTGAATGCTGATACTATAGCACACAAGCATGGAGTG GTTTTAATTTTAAGTGAAAAGCTTCACTCTGTCACGTCACAGTTTGACCAGTTGCGGGCAATACGCTTTCAAGATGCTATTAACCGAGTAACACCAAGAAGGAAACGGAAGAACTCTACCAAATCAAATGCTGCAGAGACCTCTGTGTCTAGTAGTTTGGACCCCGACATGAAAAGGGACTCAGAGATCAGGGACTCTGATATTTCACAAGCAGCACCTGTTAGAGTCCAAGAACAACTTTTGGACGATGAAACGCGTGCCCTCCAG GTAGAGCTGAACAGTCTCCTGGATTCTGTTCAAGAAATAGAAACAAAGATGGTGGAAATGTCTGCGTTGAACCATCTTATGTCAACTCATGTTTTGCAACAGGCCCAACAGATAGAGCTATTATATGAGCAG GCAGTTGAAGCAACCAAGAATGTGGAACTTGGTAACAAAGAACTGTCGCAAGCCATTCAACGGAACAGCAGTAGCAGAACTTTTCTTTTGCTCTTTCTATTTGTGCTTACATTTTCAATCCTCTTCCTTGATTGGTATAATTAA
- the LOC107793450 gene encoding syntaxin-81 isoform X2, with protein MHKPRQRSGFTRAAVKTLESIGALEQFLMKHKKDYVDLHRTTEQERDSIEHEVTVFVKSCKEQIDVLKNSINEENAHSKGWLGFKGDNLNADTIAHKHGVVLILSEKLHSVTSQFDQLRAIRFQDAINRVTPRRKRKNSTKSNAAETSVSSSLDPDMKRDSEIRDSDISQAAPVRVQEQLLDDETRALQVELNSLLDSVQEIETKMVEMSALNHLMSTHVLQQAQQIELLYEQAVEATKNVELGNKELSQAIQRNSSSRTFLLLFLFVLTFSILFLDWYN; from the exons ATGCATAAACCTCGGCAAAGGTCAGGATTCACTAGAGCTGCGGTTAAAACG CTGGAGAGCATTGGGGCTCTGGAGCAATTTTTGATGAAACACAAAAAGGATTATGTTGATTTGCACCGTACAACAGAACAAGAGAGGGATAGCATTGAGCATGAA GTTACTGTTTTTGTAAAATCATGCAAAGAGCAAATAGATGTTCTCAAGAATAGTATAAATGAGGAAAATGCACATTCAAAGGGATGGCTTGGATTCAAGGGTGACAATCTGAATGCTGATACTATAGCACACAAGCATGGAGTG GTTTTAATTTTAAGTGAAAAGCTTCACTCTGTCACGTCACAGTTTGACCAGTTGCGGGCAATACGCTTTCAAGATGCTATTAACCGAGTAACACCAAGAAGGAAACGGAAGAACTCTACCAAATCAAATGCTGCAGAGACCTCTGTGTCTAGTAGTTTGGACCCCGACATGAAAAGGGACTCAGAGATCAGGGACTCTGATATTTCACAAGCAGCACCTGTTAGAGTCCAAGAACAACTTTTGGACGATGAAACGCGTGCCCTCCAG GTAGAGCTGAACAGTCTCCTGGATTCTGTTCAAGAAATAGAAACAAAGATGGTGGAAATGTCTGCGTTGAACCATCTTATGTCAACTCATGTTTTGCAACAGGCCCAACAGATAGAGCTATTATATGAGCAG GCAGTTGAAGCAACCAAGAATGTGGAACTTGGTAACAAAGAACTGTCGCAAGCCATTCAACGGAACAGCAGTAGCAGAACTTTTCTTTTGCTCTTTCTATTTGTGCTTACATTTTCAATCCTCTTCCTTGATTGGTATAATTAA